In a single window of the Anaerotruncus rubiinfantis genome:
- a CDS encoding polyribonucleotide nucleotidyltransferase: MFENYKVFETEFGGRKMTFETGKMCCLSNGSVLVRWGETVVLCNVTASQKPREGIDFFPLSVDFEEKLYSVGKIPGSFIKRESRPSDKAILASRLVDRPIRPLFPKDMRNDCSVVMTVMSVDPDCLPEIAGMIGTSFALSISDIPWKGPIAGANIGLVDGEVVVCPNAEQREKSDLNLTVAANEDVICMIEAGANEVSNEVMLDAIIKGHTEIKKMVRFIKEVQAEIGKPKFSFESMEVPHDLFDAVESFCAEDVKVALDTDNKVVRDERLAPIVDRVHEKFDDGLENPAILDEVMYKLQKKIVRRWLLDEQKRVDGRKMDEIRPLAAEVSLLPRVHGSGMFTRGQTQVLTVCTLGTVSEAQKLDGIDDQEQKRYIHHYNFPSYSVGETRPSRGPGRREIGHGALAERALEPVIPSVEEFPYTIRLVSEVLSSNGSTSQGSICGSTLALMDAGVPIKRPVAGISCGLITEGDRWMTMVDIQGLEDFFGDMDFKVGGTEKGITAIQMDLKIDGLTYDIIKEAFEKTYKARMYILNDIMLPVIPAPREELSKYAPKVKSIHIHPDKIREVIGSGGKVIQKITADCGVKIDIDDDGTVVVASTDADGIRRAISIIETIVNDPEVGAIYKGKVTRLMNFGAFVELAPGKEGLVHISKLDMGRVEKVEDVVAVGDEVIVKVTEIDQQGRINLSRRDALIAMEAKKNAAKGN, from the coding sequence ATGTTCGAAAATTACAAGGTATTCGAAACCGAATTCGGCGGCCGCAAGATGACCTTCGAAACCGGGAAAATGTGCTGCCTGTCGAACGGCTCGGTGCTGGTGCGCTGGGGCGAGACGGTGGTGCTCTGCAACGTAACAGCTTCCCAGAAACCCCGCGAGGGCATCGACTTTTTCCCGCTGTCGGTCGACTTTGAGGAAAAACTTTACTCGGTCGGCAAGATCCCCGGCTCGTTCATCAAGCGCGAAAGCCGCCCGAGCGATAAGGCGATTCTGGCTTCCCGTCTGGTGGACCGCCCGATCCGCCCGCTTTTCCCGAAGGATATGCGCAACGACTGTTCGGTTGTCATGACCGTTATGTCGGTCGATCCCGACTGCCTGCCGGAAATCGCCGGCATGATCGGAACCTCCTTCGCGCTGTCCATCTCGGACATCCCGTGGAAAGGCCCCATCGCGGGCGCGAACATCGGCCTGGTCGACGGCGAAGTCGTCGTTTGCCCGAATGCCGAGCAGCGTGAGAAGAGTGATCTCAACCTCACCGTCGCCGCCAACGAGGACGTCATCTGCATGATCGAGGCCGGCGCGAATGAGGTCAGCAACGAAGTCATGCTCGACGCGATTATCAAGGGCCACACTGAAATTAAAAAGATGGTTCGCTTTATCAAGGAAGTGCAGGCTGAAATCGGCAAGCCGAAGTTCTCCTTTGAGTCGATGGAAGTCCCGCACGACCTGTTCGACGCTGTGGAATCCTTCTGCGCCGAAGATGTGAAGGTTGCGCTCGACACCGACAACAAGGTGGTCCGCGACGAACGGCTCGCGCCGATCGTCGACCGTGTGCATGAAAAATTCGACGACGGCCTGGAAAACCCGGCCATTCTCGACGAAGTGATGTATAAGCTCCAGAAAAAGATCGTCCGCCGCTGGCTGCTCGATGAGCAGAAGCGGGTCGACGGCCGCAAGATGGACGAGATCCGCCCGCTGGCTGCCGAAGTCAGCCTGCTGCCCCGCGTCCACGGTTCCGGCATGTTCACCCGCGGCCAGACCCAGGTGCTGACCGTCTGCACCCTCGGAACGGTCAGCGAAGCGCAGAAGCTCGACGGCATCGACGACCAGGAGCAGAAACGCTACATCCACCACTACAACTTCCCCTCCTACTCGGTCGGTGAGACCCGTCCGAGCCGCGGCCCCGGTCGCCGCGAGATCGGCCACGGCGCGCTCGCGGAGCGTGCGCTTGAGCCGGTGATCCCGTCGGTGGAGGAGTTCCCGTACACCATCCGCCTGGTTTCCGAGGTGCTCTCCTCGAACGGTTCCACCTCCCAGGGCTCGATCTGCGGCTCTACGCTCGCCCTGATGGACGCGGGCGTGCCGATCAAACGGCCGGTCGCGGGCATCTCCTGCGGACTCATCACCGAAGGCGACCGCTGGATGACCATGGTCGATATCCAGGGGCTTGAGGACTTCTTCGGCGACATGGACTTTAAGGTCGGCGGCACCGAAAAGGGTATCACCGCGATCCAGATGGACCTCAAAATCGACGGCCTGACCTACGACATCATCAAGGAGGCCTTCGAAAAGACCTATAAGGCCCGGATGTATATCCTCAACGACATCATGCTGCCGGTCATCCCCGCGCCGCGCGAGGAGCTTTCCAAATACGCGCCCAAGGTAAAATCGATCCACATCCATCCGGACAAGATCCGTGAGGTCATCGGTTCGGGCGGAAAGGTGATCCAGAAGATCACCGCCGACTGCGGCGTCAAGATCGACATCGACGATGACGGTACTGTGGTTGTTGCCTCGACCGACGCGGACGGCATCCGCCGCGCCATCTCGATCATCGAAACGATCGTCAACGACCCGGAGGTCGGCGCGATCTACAAGGGCAAGGTCACCCGCCTGATGAACTTCGGCGCGTTTGTCGAGCTCGCCCCCGGCAAGGAGGGCCTTGTGCACATCTCGAAACTCGATATGGGCCGCGTCGAGAAGGTGGAGGATGTTGTCGCCGTGGGCGACGAAGTGATTGTCAAGGTCACCGAGATCGATCAGCAGGGCCGCATCAACCTCTCCCGCCGCGACGCGCTCATCGCGATGGAGGCGAAGAAGAACGCCGCCAAAGGAAACTAA
- the rpsO gene encoding 30S ribosomal protein S15 produces the protein MMRKEEKQEIIQQNKTHEGDTGSPEVQIAILSKRINDLTEHLKVHKKDHHSRRGLLQMVGKRRNMLNYLAKKDINRYRELIAKLGLRK, from the coding sequence ATGATGCGCAAAGAAGAGAAACAGGAAATCATTCAGCAGAACAAAACCCACGAGGGAGACACCGGTTCCCCGGAGGTGCAGATCGCAATCCTTTCCAAACGGATCAACGACCTGACCGAGCACCTGAAGGTCCACAAGAAGGATCATCATTCCCGCCGTGGCCTGCTGCAAATGGTTGGTAAGAGAAGAAACATGCTCAACTACCTGGCCAAGAAAGACATCAACCGCTACCGCGAGCTGATCGCCAAACTGGGCCTGCGCAAGTAA